A window from Malania oleifera isolate guangnan ecotype guangnan chromosome 7, ASM2987363v1, whole genome shotgun sequence encodes these proteins:
- the LOC131160109 gene encoding uncharacterized protein LOC131160109, whose protein sequence is MDHGGNSAHASGSEGAGPSGAAGSDSDAVLRSVTQQVMAEIARSSREQGGPSVGHGCTIEKFIKMNPPVFSGGTDPAVAENWVQEMEKIFAVLQCSEEQKVLFATYRLIGEAERWWSAVRLLEQQRTIPVEMTWERFREIFFDRYFPASSREAKITEFLNLKQGQLSVQQYAARFIELSRFAPYIIPDETKKVRQFERGLRREIYKQVSILKLQDFTELVDRATIAEIGERLEAEEQRQKKRSIPSDFQQGADRAAWKKGGYYRDRRQRTGNRGFQGVQPSAACPSCGKRHLGECRAGRGVCYRCGEPGHMMRECPTQIGIVPRPARGGYQAPRGGQQRNTAPARVFALTPGDAEAAGDVVTGVPERPTGQGRR, encoded by the coding sequence atggaccatggtggaaatagtgcccacgccagtgggagtgagggtgctggaccctcaggcgctgcgggtagtgattcagatgcagtcttacgcagcgtaacacagcaggttatggcagaaattgccaggagttcgagagaacagggtggtccgtctgtaggccacggttgtacgatcgagaagttcataaagatgaatcctccagttttctcaggaggaacggatcctgcagtcgctgagaattgggtgcaggagatggagaaaatatttgcagtactgcagtgttcagaggagcagaaggtgctgtttgccacctacagactgattggagaggccgagagatggtggtcagcagtgagattgttagagcagcagaggactatacctgtagagatgacttgggagcgatttagagagatattcttcgacaggtattttccagcctcttccagggaggctaagattacggagttcctgaatctgaagcagggacagctgtcagtacagcagtacgcggcgaggttcatcgagctatctcgcttcgccccgtacattattccagatgagacgaagaaggtacgacagtttgaaagaggcttgaggagagaaatttacaagcaggtatcgatattgaagttgcaggacttcaccgagttggttgaccgagccactatagcagagattggtgagcgattggaggctgaggagcagaggcagaagaagagatccataccttctgatttCCAGCAGGGAGCTGACCGTGCTGCGTGGAAgaaaggtggctattatagggaccggagaCAGAGGAcagggaatcgcggtttccagggtgtacAGCCATCTGCCGCTTGCCcttcttgcgggaagagacacctgggagagtgtcgtgctgggcgaggtgtctgctacaggtgcggggagccaggacatatgatgagggagtgtccgacacagattggtattgttcctagacctgcacgaggaggttaccaggcaccacgaggaggccagcagaggaatacggccccagccagagtttttgctttgacaccgggcgacgctgaggcggcaggagatgtggtgacag